The following proteins are encoded in a genomic region of Methanobrevibacter sp.:
- the feoB gene encoding ferrous iron transport protein B yields the protein MNEFIIGLAGNPNVGKTTVFNQLTGMHQHVGNWPGKTVEKAEGHFNFDDIRFDVIDLPGNYSLSAHSIEEIVSRDFIVDENSDVIINVVDAANLERNLYLTVQMMELDANIVLALNMNDFAKKKEHYIQIKEMSELLGFPVIEINARNKDGFDELLKTVKKQAKNPIHTSKKLVYGEELGEHLVDIQSLIEKDKSLNGIPSFWTAIKLLENDEIIVEKVENAPCGKAIMREVKKVKKHLKGIFNEPPEEIIANARYAFIDGLIKETVSKPSVEKPTLTDKIDKIVTNRILGIPIFLGILYVLFQLVFTVGAPFQDLLGEGFDFLKEWIISTFGETFVSSLIANGIIDGVGSVFSFLPQIVLMFLFISILEDSGYLARAAFVMDRVMHKLVGLHGKAFIPMILGFGCGVPGIMATRTMENESDRLLTMMILPFMSCSARLPVYALFIAAFFTANQGEILFSIYLIGIAVAIMVAFILKRTMFKGMSSPFVMELPSYKVPSVKGVLLHTWEKVRGFIKKAGTIILAAAIIIWILSSIPMGVEYGTQESVMGQIGTIISPIFAPLGFGEWQPSVALLFGVVAKEVVVSTMGTLFGVDAEGAGMLTAMHGVFTPLTAFVFMIFVLLYVPCFAALGTIKQETNGWKWPLTMVLITTVTAYVVSFIIYHIGLFIGFT from the coding sequence ATGAACGAATTTATTATTGGATTGGCTGGTAATCCAAACGTTGGTAAAACAACTGTATTTAACCAGTTGACCGGTATGCATCAACATGTAGGAAATTGGCCAGGCAAAACTGTAGAAAAAGCTGAAGGTCATTTCAATTTCGACGACATACGTTTTGATGTTATTGATTTACCGGGAAATTATTCATTAAGTGCTCATTCAATTGAAGAAATTGTTTCAAGGGACTTCATTGTAGATGAGAACTCTGATGTTATTATAAATGTGGTTGATGCAGCCAATCTTGAAAGAAATTTATATTTAACCGTACAGATGATGGAATTAGATGCTAATATTGTATTGGCTCTAAATATGAATGATTTTGCAAAGAAAAAAGAGCATTATATTCAAATTAAGGAAATGAGTGAACTATTGGGATTTCCTGTAATTGAGATTAATGCAAGAAACAAAGATGGATTTGATGAGCTATTAAAAACAGTTAAAAAACAGGCAAAAAATCCAATTCATACAAGTAAAAAATTGGTTTATGGTGAGGAATTAGGTGAACATTTAGTGGACATTCAATCTTTAATCGAAAAAGATAAGTCTTTAAATGGAATTCCTTCCTTCTGGACAGCTATTAAATTACTTGAAAATGACGAAATCATCGTTGAAAAAGTAGAAAATGCCCCTTGCGGTAAGGCAATAATGAGGGAAGTTAAAAAAGTTAAAAAACATCTAAAGGGAATTTTCAATGAACCTCCTGAAGAAATTATTGCCAACGCCCGTTATGCATTTATTGATGGGCTCATTAAAGAAACAGTATCCAAGCCTTCAGTTGAAAAACCAACTTTAACTGATAAAATTGATAAAATTGTAACAAATAGGATTTTAGGAATTCCAATATTCTTAGGTATATTGTATGTTCTGTTCCAGTTAGTATTTACTGTAGGTGCACCTTTCCAAGATCTTCTAGGGGAAGGTTTTGACTTTTTAAAGGAATGGATAATATCAACTTTTGGTGAAACATTTGTTTCATCATTAATCGCGAATGGTATTATTGATGGTGTTGGAAGTGTATTTTCATTTTTACCGCAGATTGTGTTGATGTTTTTATTTATTAGTATTCTTGAAGATAGTGGTTATCTTGCAAGGGCTGCATTTGTTATGGATCGTGTGATGCATAAGCTTGTAGGGCTTCATGGTAAAGCTTTCATTCCTATGATTTTAGGATTTGGATGTGGGGTTCCAGGTATTATGGCAACTAGAACAATGGAAAACGAATCTGATCGTCTTTTAACAATGATGATTTTGCCTTTCATGTCTTGTTCTGCAAGATTGCCTGTGTATGCATTATTTATAGCTGCATTCTTTACAGCAAATCAGGGAGAAATATTATTTTCAATATATTTGATTGGAATAGCTGTGGCAATTATGGTCGCATTTATTCTTAAAAGAACAATGTTTAAAGGAATGTCTTCTCCTTTTGTAATGGAACTTCCATCTTATAAGGTACCTTCAGTTAAAGGTGTGCTATTGCATACATGGGAAAAGGTAAGAGGTTTCATTAAAAAGGCAGGAACAATTATCCTTGCTGCTGCAATCATAATCTGGATTTTGAGTAGTATTCCTATGGGTGTTGAATATGGTACTCAGGAAAGTGTAATGGGTCAAATAGGTACCATAATATCTCCAATATTTGCACCGTTAGGTTTTGGAGAATGGCAACCATCTGTAGCATTACTATTCGGTGTAGTTGCTAAGGAGGTGGTTGTAAGTACTATGGGTACGCTGTTTGGCGTAGATGCCGAGGGAGCAGGAATGCTAACTGCTATGCATGGAGTGTTCACACCGTTAACAGCATTCGTATTCATGATCTTTGTATTGCTTTATGTTCCATGTTTTGCGGCTTTAGGTACAATAAAACAAGAAACAAATGGTTGGAAATGGCCATTAACAATGGTTTTAATAACAACCGTAACAGCATATGTGGTTTCATTTATAATTTATCACATTGGTCTGTTTATAGGATTCACGTAG
- the feoB gene encoding ferrous iron transport protein B translates to MRELIVGLAGNPNVGKTTVFNQLTGMHQHVGNWPGKTVEKAEGHFEYDGVKFDIVDLPGNYSLSAHSIEEIVSRDFIVDESSDVIINVVDAANLERNLYLTVQMMELDANLILALNMNDFAKRKEHYINIDLMSELLGFPVIEIDAKHKEGFDELLKTTIHQANHPVHSSKKLVYGDELKEHLGDIQDLIEQDHVLSDVPSLWVAIKLLENDEIIVDKVKNAPHGKIIMDEVKKVDKHLYDIFKEDGEEIIANARYAFIDGLVKEVVSKPDIEKPSRTDRIDNIVTNRILGIPIFLIILYCMFQIVFSVGAPFEYLINQGFDAAGRFIISNFGNTITTSFLVDGLIGGVGGVVIFLPQIALMFLVISILEDSGYLARAAFVMDRVMHKLVGLHGKAFIPMILGFGCGVPGIMATRTMENESDRLLTMMIIPFMSCTSRLPVYALFIAAFFTAYQGQMLFAIYLIGILIAIIVAFILKRTIFKGMSSPFVMELPSYKIPSLKGVLLHTWEKTKDFLKKAGSIILVASIIIWILGYFPLGVQYADHQSLIGQLGSFIAPIFAPLGFGQWEPTVALLFGIVSKEVVIGTFSALFGSASGGIGIETAIHTIFTPLTAFVFMIFVLLYVPCFATLATIKQETNSWKWPIVMVMITTGTAYIVSFIIYHIGLFIGFT, encoded by the coding sequence ATGAGAGAGTTAATTGTTGGATTGGCTGGTAATCCAAATGTAGGTAAAACAACTGTTTTCAACCAATTAACTGGTATGCATCAACATGTTGGAAATTGGCCCGGAAAAACTGTAGAGAAGGCAGAAGGTCATTTTGAATATGATGGCGTTAAATTTGATATTGTTGATTTGCCAGGTAATTATTCATTAAGCGCTCATTCAATTGAAGAAATAGTATCTAGGGACTTCATAGTTGATGAGAGTTCGGATGTTATTATAAACGTTGTAGATGCCGCCAATCTTGAAAGGAATTTGTATTTGACAGTCCAAATGATGGAATTGGATGCTAATCTTATTTTAGCTTTAAATATGAATGATTTCGCAAAAAGAAAAGAGCATTATATTAACATTGATTTAATGAGTGAATTGTTGGGTTTTCCAGTCATCGAAATTGATGCAAAACATAAAGAAGGCTTTGATGAGCTATTAAAAACAACAATTCATCAAGCTAATCATCCGGTTCATAGTTCTAAAAAATTGGTTTATGGAGATGAATTGAAAGAACATTTGGGGGATATTCAGGACTTGATTGAACAAGATCATGTGTTGTCTGATGTTCCTTCATTATGGGTAGCTATTAAATTGCTTGAAAATGATGAAATCATTGTTGATAAGGTTAAGAATGCACCTCATGGAAAAATCATCATGGATGAAGTAAAAAAAGTTGACAAGCATTTATATGATATTTTTAAGGAAGATGGTGAAGAAATTATTGCGAATGCCCGTTATGCATTTATTGATGGGCTTGTAAAAGAGGTTGTTTCAAAGCCAGATATTGAAAAACCATCAAGGACTGATAGAATTGATAATATTGTTACTAATAGAATTTTAGGTATTCCAATATTTTTAATTATTTTGTATTGCATGTTTCAAATAGTGTTTAGTGTAGGAGCTCCTTTCGAGTATCTTATTAATCAAGGCTTTGATGCTGCAGGACGGTTCATTATTTCAAACTTTGGAAACACCATTACCACATCATTTTTGGTTGATGGACTTATTGGTGGTGTAGGTGGTGTTGTTATTTTCCTTCCACAAATTGCTTTGATGTTTTTGGTAATCAGTATTCTAGAGGATAGTGGTTATCTTGCAAGGGCCGCATTTGTTATGGATCGTGTGATGCATAAGCTTGTTGGGCTCCATGGTAAGGCTTTCATCCCTATGATTTTGGGATTTGGGTGTGGTGTGCCTGGAATTATGGCAACCAGGACTATGGAAAACGAATCTGATCGTCTTTTAACAATGATGATTATTCCATTCATGTCCTGTACTTCAAGATTGCCCGTTTATGCTTTGTTTATTGCGGCCTTTTTCACTGCTTATCAGGGACAAATGCTATTTGCAATATATCTGATCGGTATTTTAATAGCGATTATTGTTGCATTCATTCTTAAAAGAACAATATTTAAGGGGATGTCTTCTCCATTTGTTATGGAACTTCCATCATATAAGATTCCGTCTCTTAAGGGAGTTTTGTTGCATACTTGGGAGAAAACTAAGGATTTCCTTAAAAAAGCAGGTAGTATTATTCTCGTTGCATCAATCATAATTTGGATTTTGGGTTATTTCCCTCTCGGTGTTCAATATGCTGATCATCAAAGTTTGATAGGGCAGTTAGGTAGTTTTATAGCTCCAATTTTTGCTCCTTTAGGATTTGGTCAATGGGAACCAACAGTGGCTTTATTGTTCGGTATTGTTTCTAAAGAGGTAGTTATAGGAACTTTCAGTGCACTTTTCGGTTCAGCCAGCGGAGGTATTGGTATAGAAACAGCTATTCATACAATATTTACTCCGTTAACAGCATTCGTCTTCATGATTTTCGTATTGCTTTATGTGCCATGTTTTGCTACATTGGCAACAATAAAACAGGAAACAAATAGTTGGAAATGGCCTATTGTGATGGTTATGATTACAACCGGAACTGCTTATATTGTTTCATTCATTATATACCACATAGGTTTGTTTATAGGATTTACGTAA
- a CDS encoding FeoA family protein → MATKTLLDAKPGEEVIIKSLNHDGDSDLRRHLLGMGFVKGSKIKMEKVAPLGDPVKFKIKGYSVCLRKEEAKNIEIE, encoded by the coding sequence ATGGCAACAAAAACTTTATTAGATGCAAAACCAGGTGAGGAAGTAATCATTAAATCCCTAAATCATGATGGTGACTCTGACTTAAGAAGACATTTATTGGGTATGGGTTTTGTAAAAGGCTCAAAAATTAAAATGGAAAAAGTGGCACCATTGGGAGATCCAGTTAAATTTAAAATTAAAGGATATTCTGTTTGTCTTCGTAAAGAAGAAGCTAAAAACATAGAAATAGAATGA
- a CDS encoding energy-coupling factor ABC transporter ATP-binding protein has product MEEIVLKTNNLNYIYQDGAHALKNVNIEIRRGEKVAIMGPNGAGKSTLFLHFNGLNEPSSGNIEINGKPIKYDKKELLEVRQKVGIVFQNPNDQLFAPSVKEDVAFGPMNLGLSHEEVEKRTHEALELVEMTESENKPPHHLSGGQQKRIAIAGIIAMMPEIMVLDEPTAGLDPHGVDQILKILNKLNEDGMTIVISSHDVEMINDFADRIFVLKDGEIIGDGTPDEIFSNHELLETASLKPPKTAEILKILKNNGLDVNINKIKVDECCNEILQAKKS; this is encoded by the coding sequence ATGGAAGAAATTGTACTTAAAACCAATAATTTAAATTATATTTATCAGGATGGAGCACATGCCCTTAAAAACGTGAATATTGAAATCAGAAGAGGGGAAAAGGTTGCAATAATGGGGCCAAATGGTGCTGGGAAATCAACACTTTTCTTACATTTCAATGGTTTAAATGAGCCTTCAAGTGGAAATATTGAAATTAATGGAAAACCTATAAAATATGATAAAAAGGAGCTACTTGAAGTTAGGCAAAAAGTAGGAATAGTTTTCCAAAATCCTAACGATCAGCTATTTGCACCTAGCGTAAAGGAAGATGTTGCATTCGGGCCCATGAATCTGGGATTGAGTCATGAGGAAGTTGAAAAACGAACCCATGAAGCTTTGGAACTTGTTGAAATGACAGAATCTGAAAACAAGCCCCCTCACCATTTAAGTGGAGGACAGCAAAAAAGAATAGCCATTGCAGGAATAATAGCGATGATGCCTGAAATAATGGTTCTGGATGAACCAACAGCAGGCCTTGATCCTCATGGAGTTGACCAAATATTGAAAATCTTAAATAAGCTAAATGAGGACGGAATGACAATAGTGATATCCTCCCATGACGTTGAAATGATCAATGATTTTGCAGACCGCATTTTTGTTTTGAAAGATGGAGAAATCATTGGAGATGGAACTCCTGATGAAATCTTTTCAAATCATGAGCTACTTGAAACTGCAAGTTTAAAACCACCAAAAACTGCAGAAATTTTAAAAATTCTTAAAAATAATGGTTTGGATGTCAATATTAATAAAATAAAAGTAGATGAATGCTGTAATGAAATATTACAAGCTAAAAAAAGTTAA
- the cbiQ gene encoding cobalt ECF transporter T component CbiQ produces MANITKALDLDALASGDSPIHRLEGRVKLVSCILIIVYCVFSSELIVPIILEIYLLILLYLSKLSFANSFKRILILLPFGGMIIIFQPFLQPGNVLWSYSWLQISDVGLNFAILLFARLIVSLTAIVILSSTSPMEQIVASFRKLKMPKDFAMILTIMVRFLFVFIDELETIKKAQKSRNFNIHSKLTPYKWRLRQVGYSIAMMFLKSYEQGERTYQSMVSRGFSEHSQLFNEKTSLEKNDYIFIVSLIVVLAILTVIIFVFPEKLGYFGENLALN; encoded by the coding sequence TTGGCAAATATAACAAAGGCCTTAGACTTAGATGCATTAGCATCTGGAGATAGTCCAATCCATAGATTAGAAGGAAGGGTAAAATTAGTTTCATGTATACTCATCATAGTATATTGTGTATTTTCATCAGAATTAATCGTACCGATCATATTAGAAATCTATTTACTTATATTATTATATTTATCAAAATTATCCTTTGCAAATTCTTTTAAAAGAATATTAATTCTACTTCCATTTGGCGGAATGATTATAATTTTCCAACCATTTTTACAACCAGGAAATGTATTATGGAGTTATTCATGGTTACAAATTAGTGATGTTGGTTTAAATTTTGCTATTTTACTATTTGCACGTTTAATAGTATCATTAACTGCCATCGTAATATTGTCCTCCACAAGCCCAATGGAACAAATTGTTGCATCATTTAGAAAACTTAAAATGCCTAAGGATTTTGCAATGATTTTAACAATAATGGTTAGATTCCTTTTTGTGTTCATAGATGAATTAGAAACTATTAAAAAAGCACAAAAATCAAGAAATTTTAATATACATTCAAAACTAACCCCATATAAATGGAGATTGAGACAAGTAGGTTATAGCATAGCTATGATGTTTTTAAAATCATATGAACAAGGAGAAAGAACTTATCAAAGTATGGTAAGTAGAGGATTTAGTGAACATTCCCAATTGTTTAATGAAAAAACATCCCTGGAGAAAAACGATTATATTTTTATAGTATCATTGATTGTTGTACTAGCCATATTGACTGTGATAATTTTCGTATTTCCTGAGAAATTAGGCTATTTTGGAGAAAACCTAGCATTAAACTAA
- a CDS encoding PDGLE domain-containing protein: MEKNNIYLIVIAIIICVVLGCLSPFIASGNPDGLEKSAEDSGVGETEAFFQSPFPDYTFEALGIGGEVLVLIVGALVTLAVGFGVGEILKKRKS; encoded by the coding sequence ATGGAAAAAAATAATATATATCTAATTGTAATAGCCATAATCATTTGCGTTGTTTTAGGATGTTTATCTCCATTTATAGCCTCTGGAAACCCAGATGGTCTTGAAAAATCTGCAGAAGATTCTGGAGTTGGAGAAACCGAAGCATTTTTCCAATCACCATTCCCAGACTACACCTTTGAAGCATTAGGAATTGGTGGAGAAGTACTAGTCCTCATAGTGGGAGCATTAGTAACATTAGCTGTAGGTTTTGGAGTTGGAGAAATTCTAAAAAAAAGAAAAAGTTAA